Proteins encoded by one window of Blautia argi:
- a CDS encoding YbaB/EbfC family nucleoid-associated protein yields MAKRGGFPGGMMPGNMNNLMKQAQKMQRQMEENQKALEEKEFTAAAGGGAVEVTVSGKKEVLKVKLAEEVVDPDDIEMLEDLIVAATNEALRKMEEESAAVMSKLTGGLGGLGGGFPF; encoded by the coding sequence ATGGCAAAAAGAGGAGGATTTCCAGGCGGTATGATGCCGGGAAACATGAATAATTTAATGAAGCAGGCGCAGAAAATGCAGCGTCAGATGGAAGAAAACCAGAAAGCTCTGGAGGAAAAGGAATTTACAGCAGCAGCAGGGGGCGGTGCAGTAGAAGTTACCGTTTCCGGTAAAAAAGAAGTGCTGAAAGTAAAGCTGGCAGAAGAAGTGGTAGACCCCGATGATATCGAAATGCTGGAAGATTTGATTGTAGCGGCAACCAATGAGGCGCTGCGTAAAATGGAAGAAGAATCAGCAGCCGTGATGTCCAAGCTGACAGGCGGTCTGGGCGGCTTAGGCGGCGGTTTCCCATTCTAA
- a CDS encoding TetR/AcrR family transcriptional regulator, with translation MEKETTDKRAEKTKANILQAFIALSKEKEINEISIRELTEAAHIHRNTFYLHYTDLYSVLSEMEKTMCCDVKDITEKYTPKELRDNVETVTAEVFRYLYDKREWCILLLRTRSIVSSGKNLLESVFERYLAAYPKSFDRNSLEFQVQFQYCTAGVLGIVRYWLEKDFSQSPEEMAGITGRLLVEGIQGATQLQ, from the coding sequence ATGGAAAAAGAAACTACAGATAAACGGGCAGAGAAGACAAAAGCCAATATTTTACAGGCATTTATCGCATTGTCAAAGGAAAAAGAAATAAACGAGATTTCCATTCGGGAATTGACAGAAGCCGCGCATATACATAGAAATACGTTTTATCTTCATTACACAGACCTGTATTCCGTTTTGTCGGAAATGGAGAAAACCATGTGCTGTGATGTAAAGGATATTACTGAGAAGTATACGCCAAAGGAACTGCGGGATAACGTAGAAACAGTTACAGCAGAGGTTTTTCGCTATTTGTATGACAAGCGGGAATGGTGTATTCTACTGCTTCGGACGAGAAGCATTGTTTCCAGCGGCAAAAATTTACTGGAAAGCGTTTTTGAACGGTATCTTGCCGCATATCCCAAAAGTTTTGATCGAAATTCACTGGAATTTCAGGTGCAGTTTCAATATTGTACGGCAGGGGTGCTGGGAATTGTGCGATATTGGCTGGAAAAGGATTTTTCACAAAGCCCTGAGGAGATGGCAGGCATCACCGGAAGACTTCTGGTAGAGGGGATTCAGGGAGCAACACAGCTTCAATAA
- a CDS encoding FtsX-like permease family protein has translation MKKRAMRKDFFMEIRKSKGRFLSIFFIVAMGVAFFSGIRASEPDMRYSGDAYFDRKQLMDIQVMGTLGLSEENIRAIRQIEGVEKAEPGYSADVLVKTKGNQKVLHVSSVLDSMNQYTIAQGRMPEKQGECLIDQDFLENSDMKVGDKIQLISGTKDPVTDTFQTDTFEIVGSGSSSSYISFSRGSSTVGNGEVNGFLAVLPEDFALDVYTECYVSVEGAKELTAFTHEYEKKVAGVQKKIEAIGEEQGKLRADEIRNEAKEELDKAKKDLEEGKAEAKEELEEAKKQIEDGEKQLQDGKNALAAAKKKVKDGRNQLYASQEEVDAARSQLAEGWAKLEEGKAEFAEKEAEFNQQYKAGMEEIEKGEAQLAVAWKGLNERKAEYEAEAAQIAERKNWLAVLQASLDSGMLSEEEAAEVQVQIGALQQIIAQTEPRLMEAANQLAAAEEELNVKQQEAAEAKAQLEAGKTAIESARAQLAASEEELAAGQSQADAGQQQIDAGWSEVYAGEAEIKKAEKEIAENEQKLADAKKEYEEGKKEAEEKIKDGEDEVRDAEEKIKDIEDADWYVEDRSILPEYSGYGDNADRIRAIGEVFPLLFFVVAALISLTTMTRMVEEQRTQIGTLKALGYGKFSIAGKYLNYALLATLGGSMAGVLIGEKLFPYIVVTAYKIMYTHMPDVKVPYNWEYGIMATGAALVCTVAAAVLACYKELASQPAVLMRPPAPKQGKRVFLEKVPFIWKRLGFIWKSTIRNLIRYKKRFFMTVFGIGGCMALMIVGFGLRDSIFSIARIQYEELQLYDGMVILDEDGDKKDKEKLREYLQTDKEVKAVSEGYLKRVNAEKGNAEKEVYLYAPLNREENEKFLSFRDRRTHKAYQLGKDDVFLTEKAARLMNVEKGDTISVEIEEGVKKELTVTQICENYMEHYLYISPEIYEKLYGKPMEVNNFYFQMKSEDKEELTKTGEKILDNRAVLNVSYTYNFQSRLDDMLESLDIVIVVLIVSAGLLAFVVLYNLNNINITERRRELATIKVLGFYDKEVSAYVYRENILLTIIGVIVGIVLGAVLHRYVITTVEIDDVMFTRIIEPLSFLYSAALTCVFSVFVNCVMYFKLKKIDMVESLKSVE, from the coding sequence ATGAAAAAACGTGCAATGAGAAAAGATTTCTTTATGGAAATCCGAAAGAGTAAGGGAAGGTTTTTATCTATTTTCTTTATTGTGGCAATGGGAGTGGCGTTTTTTTCGGGAATCCGCGCTTCTGAACCGGATATGCGTTATTCGGGAGATGCGTATTTTGACCGCAAGCAGCTTATGGATATTCAGGTTATGGGAACTCTGGGGCTGTCTGAAGAAAATATCCGGGCAATCCGTCAGATAGAAGGAGTAGAAAAGGCTGAACCGGGCTATTCTGCAGATGTGCTTGTAAAGACAAAGGGCAATCAGAAGGTGCTTCATGTTTCCTCTGTCCTGGATTCCATGAACCAGTACACCATAGCCCAGGGACGTATGCCCGAAAAGCAGGGAGAATGTCTGATAGACCAGGATTTTCTGGAAAATTCTGACATGAAGGTCGGAGATAAAATTCAGCTTATCAGCGGAACCAAAGACCCTGTAACCGATACCTTTCAGACCGACACTTTTGAGATTGTAGGAAGCGGCAGCAGTTCTTCCTATATATCCTTCAGCCGGGGCAGCAGTACGGTGGGAAACGGGGAGGTCAACGGCTTTCTGGCTGTTTTGCCGGAAGATTTCGCTTTGGACGTATATACAGAATGTTATGTTTCTGTAGAAGGAGCCAAAGAGCTGACTGCATTTACCCATGAGTACGAAAAGAAGGTTGCCGGGGTACAGAAAAAAATAGAAGCCATAGGAGAAGAGCAGGGAAAACTCCGGGCAGATGAAATCCGAAACGAGGCAAAAGAAGAGTTAGATAAAGCAAAGAAAGACCTGGAAGAGGGAAAAGCAGAGGCTAAGGAAGAACTGGAAGAAGCCAAAAAGCAGATAGAAGACGGTGAAAAGCAGCTTCAGGACGGAAAGAATGCTCTTGCCGCTGCAAAGAAAAAGGTAAAGGACGGAAGAAATCAGCTTTACGCCAGCCAGGAGGAGGTAGACGCAGCCAGAAGCCAGCTTGCTGAGGGTTGGGCAAAACTGGAAGAGGGCAAAGCAGAATTCGCCGAAAAGGAAGCAGAGTTTAATCAGCAGTACAAAGCCGGTATGGAAGAAATAGAGAAAGGCGAAGCCCAGCTTGCCGTAGCCTGGAAAGGATTGAATGAAAGAAAGGCAGAGTATGAAGCCGAGGCAGCCCAGATTGCAGAAAGAAAAAACTGGCTGGCTGTTTTGCAGGCGTCTTTGGATTCCGGTATGCTTTCCGAGGAAGAGGCAGCAGAAGTGCAGGTGCAGATAGGAGCGCTGCAGCAGATAATTGCCCAGACAGAGCCGAGGCTTATGGAGGCAGCCAATCAGCTTGCTGCAGCAGAAGAGGAATTGAATGTAAAGCAGCAGGAAGCAGCCGAGGCAAAGGCACAGCTGGAAGCAGGAAAAACAGCCATTGAAAGTGCCAGAGCCCAGCTTGCTGCCAGCGAGGAGGAACTTGCCGCAGGGCAGAGCCAGGCAGATGCAGGTCAGCAGCAGATTGATGCAGGCTGGAGCGAGGTCTATGCAGGCGAAGCAGAGATAAAAAAGGCGGAAAAAGAAATTGCGGAAAATGAACAAAAGCTTGCTGATGCTAAAAAGGAATATGAAGAGGGCAAAAAAGAGGCTGAAGAGAAAATAAAAGACGGGGAAGATGAGGTTCGGGACGCAGAGGAGAAGATAAAAGATATCGAAGATGCAGACTGGTATGTGGAAGACCGAAGTATTCTTCCGGAATATAGCGGATATGGGGATAATGCAGACCGTATCCGTGCCATTGGAGAAGTGTTCCCGCTTTTGTTCTTTGTAGTGGCAGCCCTTATCAGCCTTACCACTATGACCCGTATGGTGGAAGAGCAGAGAACCCAGATAGGTACGCTGAAGGCTTTGGGATATGGCAAATTCAGTATAGCTGGAAAGTATTTAAATTATGCCCTCCTGGCAACACTTGGAGGAAGTATGGCAGGTGTGCTGATAGGAGAAAAGCTGTTTCCTTACATTGTAGTAACGGCCTATAAGATTATGTACACCCATATGCCGGATGTCAAGGTTCCTTATAACTGGGAGTACGGAATTATGGCAACCGGAGCTGCACTGGTGTGTACTGTAGCGGCTGCTGTGCTGGCCTGCTACAAGGAGTTGGCGTCCCAGCCCGCAGTGCTTATGCGTCCGCCCGCGCCAAAGCAGGGAAAACGAGTCTTTTTGGAGAAAGTTCCCTTTATCTGGAAAAGGTTGGGCTTTATCTGGAAATCTACCATTCGCAATCTGATTCGTTACAAAAAGAGGTTCTTTATGACCGTATTTGGCATTGGAGGCTGTATGGCGCTGATGATTGTAGGATTTGGGCTGAGAGATTCTATTTTTTCCATTGCCAGGATTCAGTATGAGGAATTGCAGCTCTATGACGGAATGGTCATTTTGGACGAAGACGGGGATAAGAAGGACAAGGAGAAATTAAGAGAATATCTGCAGACCGATAAAGAAGTCAAAGCGGTTTCAGAGGGATATCTGAAAAGAGTAAATGCAGAAAAGGGAAATGCAGAAAAAGAGGTTTACCTGTATGCGCCTTTAAACAGAGAGGAAAACGAGAAATTTCTGAGTTTCCGGGACAGAAGAACACATAAAGCTTATCAACTGGGAAAAGACGATGTCTTTCTTACAGAAAAGGCTGCCAGGCTGATGAATGTAGAAAAAGGAGATACTATTTCCGTAGAAATAGAAGAGGGTGTGAAGAAAGAACTGACCGTTACTCAAATCTGCGAAAACTACATGGAACACTATCTCTATATTTCCCCGGAAATCTATGAGAAGCTGTACGGAAAACCTATGGAAGTCAATAACTTCTATTTTCAGATGAAGTCAGAGGATAAAGAAGAACTGACAAAAACAGGAGAAAAGATATTGGACAACCGCGCGGTGCTGAACGTATCCTATACCTACAACTTCCAGAGCCGCCTGGACGATATGCTGGAAAGCCTGGATATTGTCATTGTGGTGCTGATTGTTTCTGCCGGACTCCTGGCTTTTGTGGTCTTGTATAACCTGAATAATATCAATATCACAGAGAGAAGAAGAGAGCTGGCAACCATTAAGGTGCTGGGCTTTTACGATAAAGAGGTTTCCGCTTATGTATACAGAGAAAATATCCTTCTGACCATCATTGGAGTTATTGTTGGAATTGTGCTGGGGGCTGTGCTTCACAGGTATGTAATTACTACAGTAGAAATTGACGATGTTATGTTTACCAGAATCATAGAACCACTGAGCTTTTTATACAGCGCGGCGCTGACCTGTGTATTTTCCGTATTTGTAAACTGCGTTATGTATTTTAAACTGAAGAAGATTGATATGGTGGAATCTTTAAAGAGTGTGGAATAA
- a CDS encoding ABC transporter ATP-binding protein, whose translation MKDYVKLENVTKIYKMGEVEIRAADGISFSIEKGEFVVVVGPSGAGKTTVLNILGGMDTATSGQVLVDGSDVAKYNSRQLTGYRRDDIGFVFQFYNLVQNLTALENVELALQICKEPLDAAQVLKEVGLGERLNNFPAQLSGGEQQRVSIARALAKNPKLLLCDEPTGALDYNTGKSILKLLQDTCRKKGMTVIVITHNSAIAPMADRIIHIKNGKVSSMEKNANPIPVETIEW comes from the coding sequence ATGAAAGATTATGTAAAGTTAGAGAATGTGACAAAAATATACAAGATGGGAGAAGTGGAAATCCGGGCAGCAGACGGTATCAGCTTTTCTATTGAAAAGGGAGAATTTGTGGTTGTGGTAGGTCCAAGCGGCGCCGGGAAGACTACAGTGCTGAATATTCTTGGAGGTATGGACACGGCTACATCGGGACAAGTTCTGGTAGACGGCAGTGATGTGGCAAAGTACAATTCCAGACAGCTTACAGGATACAGAAGAGATGACATTGGCTTTGTGTTCCAGTTTTACAATCTGGTGCAGAATCTGACAGCTCTGGAAAATGTGGAGCTAGCATTGCAGATTTGTAAAGAACCTTTAGACGCAGCTCAGGTACTGAAGGAGGTTGGTCTGGGCGAGAGGCTGAACAACTTCCCGGCGCAGCTTTCCGGCGGAGAGCAGCAACGAGTGTCTATTGCAAGGGCATTGGCAAAGAATCCCAAGCTCCTTTTGTGTGACGAGCCGACAGGTGCGCTGGACTATAATACAGGAAAATCTATTTTAAAGCTTTTGCAGGACACTTGCCGGAAAAAGGGAATGACGGTGATTGTCATTACCCATAATTCTGCCATAGCCCCTATGGCAGACCGTATCATTCATATTAAAAACGGAAAGGTTTCTTCTATGGAAAAGAACGCAAATCCCATTCCTGTAGAAACCATTGAATGGTAG
- a CDS encoding sensor histidine kinase yields the protein MKKIWNWYYGCASIRKKLVISYLVLVLFPILMLGIYSYCVSRENLLRQTRHTMESNVESIAYNLQSNIQRENDNIKYLSYNAKLREKLENSERDKNALVKELNTSVEPTFWYFVSSDKNIKGIEIFSPYVEQDLGSFLKPLTPEMQAWYEENAENYKTQWVVREDRIYALRMLLDAATSSKPIGVMKLEVFPDELTNGIYQSDYLNNGVALVDSQGQIMKRRSLKNDALEKKMELRIKGGEEPGFYETGKAMMAVSEKLSNGWSIYYYLDKEEISGQIIQILATTGCVMGICLGIAAVLMTVISRILSSRILQLKRCAEEVGQGNFQVKLEEDYSDEIGIVAESFNKMCLKINHMMQEMYQLGMEKRKEELKALQAMMNPHFLYNCLSSIKWKAIRSGQDEIADITGLLAKFYRTALNGGKQITIVQNELENIKAYLEIQLKSHENSFCVEYSLAEEGRECRMPNFLLQPIVENAICHGVELCEEEMGKIKIEYLCEKDFLIFHVYNNGSRFDKERAEQILNTPGKGYGLYNIRERIRMYYDGECGITGHITENGMVCFTIKIRKQISEKLFI from the coding sequence ATGAAAAAAATATGGAATTGGTATTATGGATGCGCATCGATTCGGAAAAAACTGGTTATCAGCTATCTGGTGCTGGTGCTGTTCCCTATTTTGATGCTGGGAATTTATTCCTACTGTGTGTCCAGAGAAAATCTGCTTCGTCAGACAAGGCATACAATGGAAAGCAATGTGGAGTCAATTGCTTATAATCTACAGAGTAATATTCAGAGAGAAAATGATAATATTAAATATTTATCTTACAATGCAAAGCTAAGAGAAAAGCTGGAGAATAGTGAACGGGATAAAAATGCACTGGTAAAAGAGTTGAATACTTCCGTAGAGCCGACGTTCTGGTATTTTGTATCCAGTGACAAGAATATAAAAGGAATAGAAATTTTTTCCCCATATGTAGAACAGGATCTGGGAAGTTTTTTAAAGCCTCTGACACCTGAAATGCAAGCGTGGTATGAAGAAAATGCAGAGAATTACAAGACGCAATGGGTAGTCAGAGAGGATAGAATCTATGCCCTGAGAATGCTGCTTGATGCTGCAACTTCTTCAAAGCCCATTGGAGTAATGAAATTAGAAGTATTTCCCGATGAGCTGACTAATGGGATTTATCAATCAGATTATTTGAATAATGGCGTTGCTCTGGTAGACAGTCAGGGACAAATTATGAAAAGGCGAAGCCTGAAAAATGATGCTTTAGAGAAAAAAATGGAACTTCGGATTAAGGGGGGAGAAGAACCTGGCTTTTACGAAACAGGAAAAGCTATGATGGCGGTTTCAGAGAAATTAAGTAATGGCTGGAGCATCTATTATTACCTTGATAAAGAGGAAATATCAGGACAAATCATTCAAATTCTGGCGACTACAGGGTGTGTTATGGGCATTTGTCTGGGAATTGCAGCAGTTTTGATGACTGTTATCTCCAGGATATTAAGTTCCCGTATCCTGCAGTTAAAGCGTTGTGCAGAAGAGGTGGGACAGGGAAATTTCCAGGTGAAGCTGGAGGAGGATTATTCGGACGAAATAGGAATCGTGGCAGAAAGTTTTAACAAAATGTGTCTGAAGATTAATCACATGATGCAGGAAATGTATCAGCTTGGTATGGAAAAAAGAAAAGAGGAGCTGAAGGCTCTGCAGGCAATGATGAATCCACATTTTCTGTATAATTGTCTTTCCAGCATTAAGTGGAAAGCAATTCGCTCTGGACAGGACGAAATCGCCGATATTACAGGCCTTTTGGCAAAATTTTACCGAACCGCGTTAAACGGAGGGAAGCAGATAACCATTGTGCAGAATGAACTGGAAAATATAAAGGCTTACCTGGAAATACAGTTGAAATCTCATGAAAACAGTTTTTGCGTGGAGTACAGTCTGGCTGAAGAGGGCAGAGAATGCAGAATGCCAAATTTCCTGCTGCAGCCCATTGTAGAAAATGCCATTTGCCATGGGGTTGAACTGTGCGAAGAGGAAATGGGAAAAATCAAAATAGAATATCTTTGCGAAAAGGATTTCCTGATTTTTCATGTTTATAATAACGGTTCCCGTTTCGATAAGGAAAGGGCAGAGCAAATACTGAACACGCCCGGAAAGGGCTATGGACTTTATAATATTCGGGAAAGAATCCGTATGTACTATGATGGGGAGTGCGGTATTACCGGTCATATTACAGAAAACGGTATGGTGTGCTTTACCATTAAAATCAGAAAACAGATTTCAGAGAAACTTTTTATTTAG
- a CDS encoding 6-phosphofructokinase yields MKRIGLLTSGGDCQALNATMRGVVKGLTANLDELEVYGFDDGYKGLIYGNYRMLSAKDFSGILTRGGTILGTSRQPFKLMRVPDEKGLDKVEAMKQTYHKLRLDCLVILGGNGTQKTANLLREEGLNIIHLPKTIDNDIWGTDMTFGFQSAVNIATDAIDCIHTTAASHSRVFIVEVMGHKVGWLTLHAGIAGGADIILIPEIPYDIDKVVEAINKRNRAGKGFTILAVAEGAVSKEDAKLSKKEWKKKQEEYRKKYPSIAYQLEDELQKKLNLDIRITIPGHMQRGGSPCPYDRVLSTRLGSEAAKLILEEDYGYMVGIINGKVKKVPLGECAGKLKMVSPTDQLVEDAKRIGISFGD; encoded by the coding sequence ATGAAGAGAATCGGTTTACTTACAAGCGGTGGCGACTGCCAGGCATTAAATGCTACCATGCGCGGTGTAGTAAAGGGACTCACCGCGAATCTGGATGAGTTAGAGGTTTATGGTTTTGACGACGGCTACAAAGGACTGATTTACGGAAATTACAGAATGTTATCTGCAAAGGATTTTTCCGGCATTCTTACAAGGGGCGGTACGATTTTAGGAACTTCCCGCCAGCCTTTTAAGCTTATGCGTGTGCCGGATGAAAAAGGTCTGGATAAAGTGGAAGCCATGAAGCAGACTTACCACAAGCTGCGTCTGGACTGCCTGGTAATTCTGGGCGGAAACGGCACACAGAAAACAGCCAATCTGTTGAGAGAGGAAGGTCTGAATATTATTCATCTTCCAAAGACCATTGACAATGATATCTGGGGTACGGATATGACCTTTGGATTTCAGAGTGCGGTCAACATTGCCACAGATGCCATTGATTGTATTCATACCACAGCAGCCTCCCACAGCCGTGTTTTTATTGTAGAGGTTATGGGACATAAAGTGGGCTGGCTGACCCTTCATGCAGGAATCGCAGGAGGAGCAGACATTATTCTGATTCCTGAAATTCCGTACGATATTGACAAAGTTGTAGAAGCGATTAATAAGAGAAACCGCGCCGGAAAAGGCTTTACCATTCTGGCAGTGGCAGAAGGCGCTGTTTCCAAAGAAGATGCAAAGCTGTCTAAGAAGGAATGGAAGAAAAAACAGGAAGAATATAGAAAGAAATACCCTTCTATTGCCTACCAGCTGGAAGATGAGCTGCAGAAAAAGCTCAATCTGGATATTCGTATTACCATTCCGGGACATATGCAAAGAGGCGGAAGTCCCTGTCCTTATGACCGTGTTTTGTCTACCCGTCTGGGCTCAGAGGCAGCCAAGCTGATTCTGGAAGAGGATTATGGCTATATGGTGGGCATTATTAATGGAAAAGTAAAAAAAGTGCCTTTGGGAGAATGTGCAGGCAAACTGAAAATGGTATCGCCCACAGACCAGCTGGTAGAAGATGCAAAGCGCATTGGCATCAGCTTTGGAGATTAA
- the dnaX gene encoding DNA polymerase III subunit gamma/tau gives MGYTALYRKFRPQNFEDVKGQEHIVTTLKNQIKADRIGHAYLFCGTRGTGKTTIAKILAKAVNCEHPIDGSPCNECAACRAINEGTSMNMIEIDAASNNGVDNIREIREEVAYRPTQGRYKVYIIDEVHMLSTGAFNALLKTLEEPPSYVIFILATTEAHKIPITILSRCQRYDFRRITADTIAARLMELMKKEGNDVEEKAIRYIAKVADGSMRDALSLLDQCIAFYLGETLTYEKVLENLGAVDTEVFSGLLRKILSQDTAGAMKTLEDILIQGREMSQFVTDFIWYLRNLLLIATSDNAEEAVDASAETLARMKEESCMADAETLMRYIRIFSELSNQIKYASQKRVLVEIALIKLCQPVMETNLDSLYDRVRVLEEKLEKGVFAQAPFPQGVSQMPGYPPEAGTFDAGIGTENSMQNIQPGQKPEKAAPEDLQYIRKNWNSIIRETKGLLQRMLLESTPKYDGNTGEPVLYVEFRNFLAQTCIDNPENLEMLKQAVQKKTGKDVEIRMILKDSESGKSQGGLAEISVDELLEQNVHMEITVEDMEDEE, from the coding sequence ATGGGCTATACAGCTCTTTACCGTAAGTTCCGTCCCCAGAACTTTGAAGACGTAAAAGGACAGGAACATATTGTAACAACATTGAAAAATCAGATAAAAGCTGATAGAATCGGACATGCATATCTTTTCTGCGGGACAAGAGGAACCGGTAAGACCACCATTGCCAAAATTCTGGCAAAGGCAGTAAATTGTGAACACCCCATAGATGGAAGTCCCTGCAACGAATGCGCGGCGTGTCGGGCGATTAATGAAGGCACTTCTATGAACATGATTGAGATTGATGCAGCGTCCAACAATGGTGTGGATAACATCAGGGAAATCCGGGAAGAGGTTGCCTATCGTCCCACCCAGGGCAGGTATAAGGTGTACATCATAGACGAGGTGCATATGCTGTCTACCGGCGCCTTTAATGCGCTGTTGAAGACACTGGAGGAGCCGCCCTCTTATGTTATTTTTATACTGGCAACCACGGAGGCGCACAAGATTCCCATTACGATTCTGTCCCGGTGTCAGCGGTATGATTTCAGGAGAATTACAGCAGATACCATTGCTGCCCGGCTTATGGAATTAATGAAAAAGGAAGGCAATGATGTGGAGGAAAAGGCAATCCGTTATATTGCCAAGGTTGCAGATGGTTCCATGCGTGACGCCCTTTCCCTTTTAGACCAGTGTATTGCCTTTTATCTGGGGGAAACCCTGACTTATGAAAAGGTACTGGAAAATCTGGGGGCAGTGGATACAGAAGTGTTCAGCGGTCTTTTGCGGAAAATTCTGTCCCAGGATACCGCAGGGGCAATGAAAACCCTGGAGGACATTCTTATTCAGGGAAGGGAAATGAGTCAGTTTGTCACAGATTTTATCTGGTATTTGCGAAATCTGCTTTTGATTGCCACATCAGATAATGCAGAGGAGGCTGTGGACGCCTCGGCAGAAACTCTTGCCAGAATGAAGGAAGAGAGTTGCATGGCAGACGCGGAAACCCTTATGCGCTATATTCGCATTTTTTCTGAGCTGTCTAACCAGATAAAATATGCTTCTCAGAAGCGGGTTCTGGTGGAGATTGCCCTGATTAAACTGTGCCAGCCAGTTATGGAAACCAATCTGGATTCCCTATATGACCGGGTGCGCGTGTTGGAGGAAAAACTGGAAAAGGGTGTGTTTGCACAGGCGCCTTTTCCTCAGGGAGTGTCACAGATGCCGGGTTATCCCCCGGAAGCAGGAACATTTGATGCGGGCATAGGTACGGAAAATTCTATGCAGAATATCCAGCCTGGACAGAAGCCGGAAAAAGCAGCCCCGGAGGATTTGCAGTATATCCGCAAAAACTGGAATTCCATTATCCGTGAAACCAAAGGACTTTTGCAGCGTATGCTTTTGGAGTCCACACCCAAATATGACGGCAATACAGGTGAACCTGTGCTTTATGTGGAATTTCGCAATTTTTTGGCACAGACCTGCATTGACAATCCTGAGAATCTGGAAATGCTGAAGCAGGCAGTGCAGAAGAAAACAGGAAAAGATGTAGAAATTAGAATGATTTTAAAAGACAGCGAGTCCGGCAAAAGCCAGGGCGGTCTGGCTGAGATTTCCGTAGACGAATTATTAGAACAAAATGTGCATATGGAAATTACAGTAGAAGATATGGAAGATGAAGAATAG